A window from Triticum aestivum cultivar Chinese Spring chromosome 6D, IWGSC CS RefSeq v2.1, whole genome shotgun sequence encodes these proteins:
- the LOC123141013 gene encoding uncharacterized protein, which produces MVSADAEFVFVIRSIIPLLPVPSNWIPAVILRTSMQGLELMDMASSLLQEISPDGRRLYGDAKNRSDVCSLPQQATEDNSVPEDFAAVQAILKTFGDASRLRTNIVKSVAYPTSCDGIDLSRILCDFGGVQAYWPRVSGFACRVQKAEL; this is translated from the exons ATGGTATCGGCGGACGCGGAGTTCGTCTTCGTCATTCGGTCTATTATCCCCCTTCTTCCAGTTCCGTCCAATTGGATCCCAGCGGTCATACTCAG GACATCCATGCAGGGCCTTGAACTCATGGACATGGCATCATCCTTATTACAAGAGATATCCCCGGACGGCCGGCGGCTGTACGGTGACGCAAAGAACCGGTCCGACGTCTGCTCCCTGCCTCAGCAAGCAACCGAGG ATAATTCTGTGCCGGAAGATTTTGCTGCTGTCCAGGCCATCTTGAAGACGTTTGGTGATGCATCCAGGCTGAGAACTAACATTGTGAAGAGCGTGGCTTATCCTACTTCCTGTGATGGTATCGATTTATCTCGTATACTGTGTGATTTTGGTGGAGTGCAAGCTTATTGGCCAAGGGTATCTGGGTTTGCCTGTAGGGTTCAGAAAGCCGAGCTATAG